One window of the Mycobacterium haemophilum DSM 44634 genome contains the following:
- a CDS encoding TetR/AcrR family transcriptional regulator, translating to MTVPTTSGATRDPASTKRRGTRDKMLVSAAEVMREHGAAGVTIDAVLARSGAPRGSVYYHFPDGRNQILTEALRYAGDAITTTIDDTVDRGAKVLLRKFVAYWEHLLTNDDFTAGCPVVAAAIGSAGDAPELPTEAGAILDRWCTALARAFVTDGFSDSDAAALAVMSIAALEGAVVLCRATRSVHPLHQVGDQLEFLIKAREFVSHSGISDTRDSADLTGGTGGHIGTRR from the coding sequence ATGACGGTGCCGACTACCAGCGGCGCAACTCGGGACCCCGCTTCGACGAAGCGCCGTGGCACCCGCGACAAGATGCTGGTCAGCGCCGCCGAAGTGATGCGCGAGCACGGCGCTGCAGGTGTGACTATCGATGCGGTGCTCGCGCGCAGCGGCGCCCCCCGCGGCTCGGTCTACTACCACTTTCCCGACGGACGGAACCAAATTCTGACCGAGGCGCTGCGGTATGCCGGCGATGCCATCACCACCACCATCGATGACACGGTCGACCGGGGCGCGAAGGTCCTGCTGCGCAAATTCGTCGCGTACTGGGAACACCTGCTAACCAACGACGACTTCACCGCCGGCTGCCCAGTGGTGGCAGCCGCGATTGGCTCGGCCGGTGATGCACCCGAACTACCCACCGAGGCCGGCGCGATCTTGGACCGCTGGTGTACCGCCTTGGCCCGAGCGTTCGTCACCGACGGGTTCAGCGACTCGGATGCGGCGGCGCTGGCAGTCATGTCGATTGCCGCACTCGAAGGCGCGGTTGTGCTGTGTCGCGCGACTCGCAGCGTCCACCCGCTACACCAAGTTGGCGACCAACTCGAATTCCTAATCAAAGCAAGGGAATTCGTTAGTCACAGCGGGATTTCTGATACTCGAGACAGCGCGGACCTAACCGGTGGCACCGGCGGCCACATCGGTACCCGGCGGTGA
- a CDS encoding serine/threonine-protein kinase, producing MAEGSTADSLASVPSGIAAELAAAGFENARQVARGGAGVIYRCYETALGRNVAVKVLPSHFDDDGRERFLREGYAMGGLSGHPNIVNILRVGVSPSGRPYIVMPYHAADSLAVRLRREGPVAWPEALRIGVKLCGALETAHQAGTLHRDIKPANILINDYGEPQLSDFGIAHIEGGYETATGYFSGTIDYTAPEVLTGTPATVASDVYSLGATIYALIAGNAAHERNTGEELLAQYMRISTTRVPDLRPGGIPDPVCSAIEKAMSVDPAERPASAAEFGRELQAAQRRNGLKPDSMAITSAGIDADRTISVPADVSLPPCAPISAPGRKTHPPAATAAFHGPTAQFSEPRLAHSLGAAMGPLGEPGQPTSQIPALPPSSTSIRARAMAWLSAPGKKQNRIASVAAAAVVALTLVVGGVYYALPHRNDIHPSGASQPGTQWKPITSARVARDEVAATEADGIIWIFGGIRSDGAVTGQQEGYDADIKSWTDDDDLPVPVQNAMAVTWQGTPVVLGGWRTANEKRYATDQVWRVINSHWVQLPHMLQPRAAAAAAVVGDRIVVVGGVDASGALLNTTEIFDGTSWTLGAPIPTPRQTLAAASDGKLLYAVGGSNGNTDLTTVEAYDPAGKTWTTLPALPEPRNDVGVAIADGRLVAVGGVSSGQVLKSVSAFDLMAKTWAGLPDMQTARHGMAVAAVEKSVYAIGGSTNAGDSQLTSAAEELTLPPRRVQPASQWRTLPDAPHARLEMAWAVHDDKIWIMGGLQGGAALTTVERYDPQTRTWRAGPSLPIALHHATAVTYHGEVVIIGGATGNTDDASNKVFVLRGGGWVELPTLRHARWAAAAAVVGDELVVVGGQNANQLVPQTEVFDGSSWKDAANMPTPREHLAAVSDGSYVYTIGGRFLSADRASAAFERFDPKSGAWIKLLSMPTSDESFGAAFLDGRIVVVGGEEPTQVLGVAEMYDIADGKWSTLPPMPTPRHGQVVATVGNTVYCIDGANRTSRQGAIATIEALDFS from the coding sequence ATGGCTGAAGGGTCCACGGCCGACAGTTTGGCGTCGGTGCCGAGCGGGATTGCTGCGGAGTTAGCCGCCGCCGGATTCGAGAATGCGCGCCAAGTGGCTCGAGGCGGGGCCGGGGTGATCTATCGCTGCTACGAGACGGCGCTGGGGCGAAACGTGGCGGTCAAGGTGCTGCCGTCCCATTTTGACGATGATGGCCGGGAGCGGTTTTTGCGTGAGGGTTACGCGATGGGTGGGCTCTCGGGGCATCCCAACATCGTCAACATTCTGCGCGTCGGTGTGAGCCCCAGCGGGCGGCCCTACATCGTGATGCCCTACCACGCTGCGGATTCGCTGGCGGTACGGTTGCGCCGGGAAGGGCCAGTGGCCTGGCCGGAGGCGTTGCGGATCGGTGTGAAGCTATGCGGAGCCTTGGAAACCGCGCACCAGGCCGGCACGTTGCACCGCGATATCAAGCCGGCGAACATCCTGATCAACGATTACGGCGAACCGCAGTTGAGCGATTTCGGGATCGCCCACATCGAAGGCGGGTATGAAACCGCCACCGGATACTTCTCCGGCACCATCGACTACACCGCACCCGAGGTACTCACCGGAACTCCAGCGACGGTCGCTTCCGACGTTTACTCGCTCGGGGCCACCATCTATGCCCTCATTGCGGGCAACGCCGCGCACGAGCGCAACACCGGCGAAGAACTCCTCGCGCAGTACATGCGTATCAGCACCACCCGGGTCCCGGATCTGCGTCCCGGTGGAATCCCGGACCCGGTGTGTTCGGCCATCGAGAAAGCGATGTCGGTTGATCCGGCGGAACGGCCCGCCTCAGCGGCGGAGTTCGGCCGGGAGTTGCAGGCTGCGCAGCGCCGCAACGGCTTGAAACCCGATTCGATGGCCATCACCAGCGCCGGTATCGATGCGGATCGCACGATAAGCGTCCCGGCGGATGTCTCTTTGCCGCCGTGCGCCCCGATCAGTGCACCCGGCAGAAAAACACATCCACCGGCTGCGACTGCAGCCTTTCACGGGCCAACCGCACAATTTAGCGAGCCGCGACTTGCCCACTCTCTTGGCGCTGCGATGGGTCCGCTGGGCGAACCCGGGCAGCCGACGTCACAGATTCCGGCTCTGCCTCCTAGCTCGACATCGATCAGAGCGCGGGCGATGGCGTGGTTGTCGGCGCCGGGCAAGAAGCAGAATCGCATAGCCTCGGTCGCCGCGGCTGCCGTGGTGGCGTTGACATTGGTGGTCGGCGGTGTTTACTACGCGCTTCCGCACCGCAATGACATCCATCCAAGTGGCGCAAGTCAACCGGGCACTCAGTGGAAGCCGATTACCAGCGCGCGCGTCGCGCGTGACGAAGTGGCGGCCACCGAGGCGGACGGCATTATCTGGATCTTCGGCGGGATCCGTAGCGACGGTGCTGTCACCGGACAGCAAGAGGGATATGACGCCGATATCAAGAGTTGGACCGATGATGACGATCTGCCGGTTCCGGTCCAGAACGCGATGGCGGTGACTTGGCAAGGAACCCCGGTGGTGTTGGGTGGCTGGCGGACGGCCAACGAAAAGCGGTATGCGACCGACCAGGTTTGGCGGGTGATCAACAGTCACTGGGTGCAGTTGCCGCACATGTTACAGCCGAGGGCGGCGGCGGCCGCGGCGGTAGTGGGTGACCGCATCGTGGTCGTCGGCGGTGTGGACGCTAGCGGTGCCCTGCTGAACACCACCGAGATCTTCGACGGCACCTCGTGGACCCTGGGCGCCCCGATCCCGACCCCGCGCCAGACGCTGGCCGCGGCCTCGGACGGCAAGCTGCTCTACGCGGTTGGCGGATCGAACGGCAACACCGACCTGACGACCGTCGAGGCCTATGACCCGGCCGGGAAAACCTGGACCACCTTGCCGGCCCTTCCCGAACCACGAAATGACGTGGGCGTGGCCATCGCCGATGGACGTCTGGTGGCGGTCGGAGGCGTGTCATCGGGGCAAGTCCTCAAAAGCGTTTCCGCCTTCGATCTGATGGCCAAAACCTGGGCCGGCTTGCCGGACATGCAGACCGCGCGCCACGGCATGGCGGTCGCGGCGGTGGAGAAGTCGGTGTATGCGATCGGCGGCTCAACTAATGCTGGCGACAGTCAGCTGACCTCGGCCGCCGAAGAACTGACGCTGCCGCCGCGCAGGGTCCAGCCCGCGTCGCAGTGGCGGACCCTCCCGGACGCACCACACGCCAGATTGGAGATGGCGTGGGCGGTGCACGACGACAAGATCTGGATCATGGGCGGGCTGCAAGGCGGAGCTGCCCTCACCACCGTCGAGCGATACGACCCGCAGACCAGAACCTGGCGCGCCGGGCCGTCATTGCCCATCGCTTTGCATCATGCGACGGCGGTGACCTACCACGGCGAGGTGGTCATCATCGGGGGTGCGACCGGCAACACCGACGACGCGTCCAACAAGGTGTTCGTGTTGCGTGGCGGTGGCTGGGTGGAGCTGCCCACCCTCAGACACGCTCGGTGGGCAGCGGCGGCCGCGGTGGTTGGCGACGAACTCGTGGTGGTCGGCGGGCAGAACGCCAATCAGCTGGTCCCGCAGACCGAGGTTTTCGACGGCAGCTCGTGGAAGGATGCGGCCAACATGCCTACCCCCCGCGAACACCTGGCTGCGGTGTCGGACGGCAGCTACGTGTACACGATCGGCGGGAGGTTCCTGTCCGCCGACAGGGCCTCCGCGGCGTTTGAACGGTTCGACCCGAAGTCGGGGGCGTGGATAAAGCTGCTGAGCATGCCAACCAGTGACGAAAGCTTCGGCGCGGCGTTCCTTGATGGCCGAATCGTGGTGGTCGGTGGCGAAGAGCCGACGCAGGTGCTGGGAGTCGCCGAGATGTACGACATCGCCGATGGGAAATGGAGTACCTTGCCCCCCATGCCAACCCCACGGCACGGCCAGGTGGTGGCAACCGTCGGCAACACCGTGTACTGCATCGATGGCGCCAACCGGACCTCGCGTCAGGGCGCTATCGCGACTATCGAGGCGTTGGACTTCAGCTGA
- a CDS encoding aldehyde dehydrogenase has translation MTDSQKTEYDKLFIGGNWTRPSTSQVIKVHCPATGEYVGKVPMAAAADVDAAVAAARAAFDHGPWPSTPPAQRAAVIAAAVKLMGDRKNLFTTLLAAETGQPPTIIETMHWMGSMGAMSFFAGAADKITWTETRTGSYGQTIVSREPVGVVGAIVAWNVPLFLAVNKLGPALLAGCTVVLKPAAETPLTANALAEVLAEAGLPEGVLSVVPGGVETGQALTSNPDIDMFTFTGSSAVGKEVGKRAAELLKPCTLELGGKSAAIILEDVDLAAAIPMLVFSGVMNAGQGCVNQTRILAPRSRYDEIVDAVSTFVQALPVGLPSDPAVQVGPLISEKQRTRVEGYIAKGIAEGARLVCGGGRPEGLDNGFFVQPTVFADVDNKMTIAQEEIFGPVLSIIGYDTEEEAIAIANDSVYGLAGSVWTTNVPKGIKISEQIRTGTYGINWYAFDPGCPFGGYKNSGIGRENGPEGVEHFTQQKSVLMPMGYTVS, from the coding sequence ATGACCGACAGCCAGAAGACGGAGTACGACAAACTCTTTATCGGCGGCAACTGGACGCGACCGTCGACCTCCCAAGTCATCAAGGTGCACTGCCCGGCCACCGGTGAGTATGTCGGCAAGGTGCCGATGGCGGCTGCCGCCGATGTTGACGCCGCGGTCGCGGCGGCCCGCGCAGCGTTCGACCACGGTCCCTGGCCGTCGACGCCGCCGGCGCAGCGCGCGGCCGTGATCGCCGCGGCGGTCAAGTTAATGGGGGATCGCAAGAACCTGTTCACCACGCTGCTGGCCGCTGAGACCGGTCAGCCACCCACCATCATCGAGACGATGCATTGGATGGGCTCGATGGGAGCGATGAGCTTCTTCGCCGGTGCTGCGGACAAAATCACGTGGACCGAGACCCGCACCGGCTCATACGGGCAGACCATCGTCAGCCGGGAACCGGTCGGAGTGGTCGGCGCTATCGTCGCATGGAACGTGCCGCTGTTCCTGGCGGTGAACAAGCTGGGCCCGGCGCTGCTGGCCGGCTGCACCGTGGTACTCAAGCCGGCTGCCGAAACCCCATTGACCGCAAACGCTTTGGCCGAGGTCCTCGCCGAGGCGGGCCTACCGGAGGGTGTGCTCTCGGTGGTGCCGGGCGGCGTCGAGACCGGACAAGCCCTGACGTCGAACCCGGACATCGACATGTTTACCTTCACCGGCAGTTCCGCCGTCGGTAAAGAGGTCGGTAAGCGGGCCGCCGAACTGCTCAAGCCGTGCACCTTGGAGCTCGGCGGTAAGTCGGCGGCCATCATCCTCGAGGATGTCGACCTGGCCGCCGCGATTCCCATGTTGGTGTTCTCCGGGGTGATGAACGCGGGGCAGGGCTGCGTGAATCAGACCCGCATCTTGGCTCCGCGCTCTCGGTACGACGAAATCGTGGACGCAGTAAGCACTTTCGTGCAAGCGCTGCCGGTCGGGCTGCCGTCTGACCCGGCCGTCCAAGTCGGGCCACTGATCTCGGAGAAGCAGCGGACCCGGGTCGAGGGCTATATCGCCAAGGGCATCGCGGAGGGCGCTCGGCTGGTGTGCGGTGGTGGCCGTCCCGAGGGCCTCGACAACGGATTTTTTGTGCAGCCCACGGTATTCGCCGACGTCGACAACAAGATGACGATCGCCCAGGAGGAGATCTTTGGGCCGGTGCTAAGCATCATCGGTTATGACACCGAGGAGGAAGCGATCGCGATCGCCAATGACTCGGTGTATGGGCTGGCCGGCAGCGTGTGGACTACCAACGTGCCGAAGGGCATCAAGATCTCGGAGCAGATCCGCACCGGGACGTACGGAATCAATTGGTATGCCTTCGATCCCGGCTGTCCATTCGGCGGCTACAAGAACTCCGGTATCGGGCGGGAGAACGGGCCCGAAGGGGTCGAGCACTTCACTCAACAAAAGAGCGTGCTGATGCCGATGGGCTACACGGTCAGCTGA
- a CDS encoding class I SAM-dependent methyltransferase, translating to MDANRRVWPVAITPHVTDVFAQRATLTRSLRLLSEFRYEQPDPARFYRVLAADTAAMVGDLWLATHGAPPVGRTLLDVGGGPGYFAAAFADAGVRYVGVEPDPSEMHAAGPAFAPKAGAFVRASGMALPFADDAVDICLSSNVAEHVPRPWQLGREMLRVTKPGGLVVLSYTVWLGPFGGHEMGLTHYLGGARAAARYVRKHGHRAKNDYGSSLFAVSAADGLNWATSTGVAVAAFPRYHPRWAWWLTSVPVLREFLVSNLVLVLRPR from the coding sequence GTGGACGCCAACCGTAGGGTGTGGCCGGTGGCCATCACCCCTCATGTCACTGATGTGTTCGCGCAGCGGGCGACACTGACCCGTTCGCTGCGGCTGCTGTCAGAATTTCGCTACGAGCAGCCGGATCCGGCCCGCTTCTACCGGGTACTGGCAGCCGATACCGCCGCGATGGTCGGTGATCTTTGGCTGGCCACCCACGGTGCTCCCCCGGTTGGCCGTACATTGCTCGACGTCGGCGGCGGGCCTGGATATTTCGCGGCAGCGTTTGCCGACGCCGGCGTCCGATACGTCGGTGTCGAACCGGACCCGAGCGAGATGCACGCGGCGGGACCGGCTTTCGCGCCGAAGGCGGGCGCGTTTGTCCGGGCTTCGGGTATGGCGTTGCCCTTCGCCGATGACGCTGTCGATATCTGCTTGTCCTCTAATGTCGCCGAACATGTACCCCGGCCCTGGCAGCTCGGCCGCGAAATGCTGCGGGTGACCAAGCCGGGCGGTCTAGTCGTGCTGTCCTACACCGTCTGGCTGGGCCCGTTTGGCGGGCACGAGATGGGCCTGACGCACTACCTGGGCGGTGCCCGCGCCGCCGCGCGGTATGTTCGCAAACACGGTCATCGGGCAAAGAACGACTACGGGTCGTCGTTGTTTGCGGTGTCTGCGGCCGACGGCCTGAATTGGGCCACGAGCACTGGTGTCGCGGTTGCCGCATTTCCTCGCTACCACCCACGATGGGCGTGGTGGCTGACATCGGTGCCGGTGCTGCGCGAGTTCTTGGTGAGCAATCTCGTGCTGGTGCTCCGACCGCGATAG
- a CDS encoding glycosyltransferase family 4 protein codes for MSAAQRELGSVLLLCWRDIGHPQGGGSETYLQRIGAQLAASGISVTLRTARYPGAPRRDVVDGVRISRAGGRYSVYLWALLAMVRNELGARFGRGPLRRVRPDVVVDTQNGWPFLARLVYGRRVVVLVHHCHREQWPVAGPVLGRLGWYVESTLSPRLHRRNQYLTVSLPSARDLVALGVDNERIAVVRNGLDEAPAQSLSGPRGAAPRVVVLSRLVPHKQIEDALEAVAELRRRRLVMPGLRLDIVGGGWWRQRLVDHARRLGISDAVTFHGHVDDVTKHHVLQSSWVHLLPSRKEGWGLAVVEAAQHNVPTIGYRSSGGLTDSIIDGVTGILVDNRADLVDRLEELLTDPVLRDQLGAKAQARSIEFSWRQSADAMRTVLQAVHAGDYVNGVVSVGV; via the coding sequence ATGTCTGCCGCGCAACGTGAGCTGGGTTCGGTATTGCTGCTGTGCTGGCGCGACATTGGTCACCCACAGGGGGGCGGTAGCGAAACCTACTTGCAGCGCATCGGTGCACAGCTGGCCGCATCGGGTATCTCCGTCACGCTACGCACCGCACGTTACCCGGGTGCGCCGCGACGTGACGTGGTCGACGGTGTGCGGATTAGCCGCGCCGGTGGGCGTTACTCGGTGTACCTGTGGGCATTGCTGGCGATGGTCCGGAACGAATTGGGAGCCCGGTTCGGCCGTGGACCGCTGCGGCGGGTGCGCCCCGATGTGGTCGTCGATACCCAAAACGGCTGGCCGTTCCTGGCCCGGTTGGTGTATGGCCGGCGGGTGGTGGTGCTGGTGCACCATTGCCACCGTGAGCAGTGGCCGGTGGCTGGGCCGGTGCTCGGTCGGCTCGGCTGGTATGTCGAGTCAACGTTGTCGCCGCGGCTGCATCGGCGCAATCAATACCTGACGGTGTCGCTGCCGTCGGCCCGCGACCTGGTTGCTCTCGGCGTGGATAACGAGCGGATCGCGGTGGTGCGCAACGGTCTCGACGAGGCGCCGGCGCAATCGTTGTCCGGCCCACGCGGGGCCGCACCGCGAGTGGTTGTGTTGTCGCGGCTGGTGCCGCACAAGCAGATTGAAGATGCGTTGGAGGCAGTCGCGGAGCTGCGGCGACGGCGCTTGGTGATGCCGGGTCTGCGTCTTGACATCGTTGGCGGCGGGTGGTGGCGGCAGCGACTCGTCGACCATGCGCGCCGACTTGGAATTTCCGACGCGGTGACCTTCCACGGCCATGTCGATGACGTGACTAAGCACCATGTGTTGCAAAGCTCTTGGGTGCACCTACTGCCTTCGCGGAAGGAGGGATGGGGTCTGGCGGTGGTGGAGGCGGCCCAGCACAACGTGCCCACCATCGGCTATCGATCCTCCGGGGGGTTGACCGATTCGATCATCGACGGGGTGACCGGGATATTGGTGGACAACCGCGCTGATCTGGTGGATCGGCTCGAAGAACTACTGACTGATCCCGTGTTGCGTGATCAACTTGGCGCCAAGGCGCAAGCGCGCAGCATCGAGTTTTCCTGGCGGCAAAGCGCTGACGCAATGCGCACGGTGCTGCAAGCGGTGCACGCCGGCGACTACGTCAACGGCGTGGTCTCAGTCGGCGTGTGA